A genome region from Hevea brasiliensis isolate MT/VB/25A 57/8 chromosome 7, ASM3005281v1, whole genome shotgun sequence includes the following:
- the LOC131181426 gene encoding serine/threonine-protein phosphatase 7 long form homolog produces MIRGHTLKLSWLVDEFGDIPHQADDLTVLWHARAFILRLISSIFPDKTNSRVNLMFLPLLEDLREAAIYSWGGACLAFLYRELCRVAVTETKEISGPLFILQIWAWERFKIISPSIRDPSAPHDAPLGARWSRARQITEVTTHVLPQIRYNLDRMRPEDITWEPYSEELLDELPDMCIQGRPSWKTVVPLICFHIIEWHQPDRVMRQFGLAQPIPAPPMQTDELHDITLRLSESNWAHHHATYIHRWNRREQYIVQGQQMGQPLHHHSEYMEWYRRAGRRWISISGAAIGCVEDAIEDCLIKLQNPSTQNVAEVKRTLRKMMIALEQESRLCQMPPPQSAPQAATFNDELEEDQPINQPGPSRRPARRQSRPPRRRQHQMRQSSPPDDVMPHIAFHPFAWHRAGPIPLAPAPSHPRPSTVFQPYSETIPPHYTGWMLTPSIPGPSTPWMTYHSHVQSRSTFDFTESRDHKHQ; encoded by the exons ATGATCCGAGGACATACATTAAAATTATCGTGGCTAGTTGATGAGTTTGGAGATATTCCACATCAAGCTGATGATTTAACCGTATTATGGCATGCAAGAGCATTCATATTACGACTCATTAGTTCGATATTTCCCGACAAGACAAACTCACGTGTCAACTTGATGTTTCTACCCCTTCTAGAAGACTTGAGGGAAGCTGCGATATacagttggggtggagcttgcttAGCCTTCCTTTATCGTGAGCTATGCCGTGTTGCTGTTACTGAAACAAAGGAGATTTCAGGACCACTATTCATTTTGCAGATCTGGGCTTGGGAGAGATTTAAAATAATCTCTCCATCAATAAGGGATCCATCAGCTCCTCATGATGCACCTCTAGGTGCTAG GTGGAGTAGAGCTCGACAAATCACTGAAGTAACAACTCATGTACTGCCACAAATTCGGTACAACCTTGACCGGATGCGACCTGAAGAT ATCACTTGGGAACCATATAGTGAGGAATTATTGGATGAGCTGCCAGACATGTGTATCCAAGGTCGTCCCAGTTGGAAGACAGTGGTGCCATTAATTTGCTTTCATATTATTGAATGGCACCAACCTGACAGAGTGATGAGGCAGTTTGGTTTGGCCCAGCCTATTCCAGCACCACCGATGCAAACAGATGAGTTGCACGATATTACTCTCCGACTCAGTGAGAGTAATTGGGCACACCACCATGCAACATATATTCATCGTTGGAATAGGCGAGAACAATATATTGTTCAAGGGCAACAAATGGGACAACCACTCCACCATCATTCTGAATATATGGAGTGGTACCGTCGAGCTGGTAGACGTTGGATCTCAATAAGTGGAGCTGCTATTGGTTGTGTG gAGGACGCAATTGAGGATTGTTTGATAaaattacaaaatccatcaacACAAAACGTGGCAGAAGTTAAGCGTACATTAAGAAAAATGATGATTGCTCTGGAACAAGAAAGTAGGCTTTGCCAAATGCCACCTCCTCAGTCTGCACCTCAAGCAGCAACTTTTAATGATGAATTGGAAGAGGACCAACCCATCAACCAACCTGGGCCCTCACGTAGACCAGCACGACGTCAATCACGTCCTCCTCGACGTCGTCAACATCAAATGCGTCAATCCTCTCCACCTGATGATGTTATGCCCCACATCGCATTTCACCCTTTCGCATGGCATCGGGCTGGTCCTATTCCCTTAGCTCCTGCACCGTCTCATCCTAGACCATCCACAGTATTCCAACCATATTCAGAAACTATCCCCCCACATTATACTGGTTGGATGCTTACCCCATCAATACCTGGCCCATCAACACCATGGATGACATATCATTCTCATGTGCAAAGCAGAAGCACATTTGACTTCACTGAGAGTCGTGACCACAAACACCAATGA
- the LOC110671018 gene encoding uncharacterized protein LOC110671018 isoform X2, whose product MSLEEDGDELQDLMPKIMEDLKIFEGRVVFNKNEENYAQKALEDLIEATKDRPDLLLNWIDEIFECMYKILKNQNFNERTRFLATEIVAQIFSNFREPEAVPYHTGRFISQIFSMLKAIDDYPAWDEKKLEKNWSLHFQGKKRLARFAPAMGGQFLLKKFSAMFESHYNSDEWQSRHAAVVSNVIIACACSKELINKLDLVVEPAMKAVEDAHFHVRWAALNAIEEFSKKLNPGFQHQYYNQVLPPLIKASNYFQNPRIQLQAVKALSYFAQHCNSDLLTPYIDEIVNMLLRCLQRGPQVLNEAALMGLASLAASLKDSFQEYYGTVMPYMKVIMMKAAEGSNFTLLAQSVDCITLVGLSVEKEMINDYFQMVLQLLISSKASKIGTGHPMRNQLLKAWGSLCKCLGQDFQPYLGVAIPLLLQSAQLASHVTSLKVSESKHSFESIVTLQDQISEIKSEVLEEKATACKVLCICADELKEGFNLWTDEAAQTLVPLINYDIHEELRTISISAMPVILKSSKAAMEKECTEGSDDSSFKKLSSYITPALVEALNKEKLTEIQVRILESLNECMEAFGCLTTFTKAYKTSLSQFFDQLLSCMAYMWENDRKAEERRTALHIFSDVAEKCQEEALRYCENSLQFLFDACCEKNPEVQQTVAQGIGVSAEFGGSIFKSHIKEALAGLNAIMRDQETLHLDYLLAHDAAVSALGKICLCHYERLDEVFGIWLSHLPIVNDLDEAKVAHDRLCSMVEKFKEELISRNDTHLSKIFEVFAEILWVADDLATEATFKQVIELLKHFKSKLPPDTWTSIISSLIPSRAKILQHLMSS is encoded by the exons ATGAGTTTGGAAGAAGATGGAGATGAACTTCAAGATCTGATGCCTAAAATAATGGAGGACCTCAAGATCTTCGAGGGCAGAGTAGTGTTTAATAAGAATGAAGAGAATTACGCACAGAAGGCGCTTGAAGATTTGATTGAGGCGACGAAGGACAGACCAGATCTGCTTCTGAATTGGATTGATGAGatatttgaatgtatgtataaaaTCTTGAAAAACCAGAATTTTAATGAGAGAACAAGGTTTCTTGCGACGGAAATTGTGGCGCAAATTTTCTCGAATTTTAGGGAACCAGAAGCAGTGCCTTACCATACTGGAAGGTTTATTTCTCAAATATTTTCTATGCTTAAGGCCATTGATGATTACCCAGCATGGGATGAGAAAAAGTTGGAAAAGAACTGGAGTTTACATTTTCAGGGAAAAAAGAGGTTGGCTCGATTTGCACCTGCCATGGGTGGCCAATTTCTTCTGAAGAAATTCAGTGCAATGTTTGAATCACACTACAATTCTGATGAATGGCAAAGTCGCCATGCTGCTGTTGTATCCAATGTCATTATCGCCTGTGCTTGCTCTAAG GAATTAATAAACAAGTTGGATCTTGTGGTAGAACCAGCCATGAAAGCTGTTGAAGACGCCCACTTCCATGTACGTTGGGCGGCCTTGAATGCAATTGAGGAGTTTTCCAAGAAATTGAACCCTGGATTTCAGCATCAGTATTATAATCAAGTGCTTCCTCCTCTAATAAAGGCCTCAAATTATTTCCAGAATCCCCGCATTCAG TTGCAAGCTGTTAAGGCATTATCTTATTTTGCTCAGCATTGCAATTCAGATCTCTTGACACCTTACATAGATGAAATTGTCAATATGCTGCTTAGGTGCCTACAG AGAGGACCACAAGTATTGAATGAGGCAGCTTTAATGGGGTTAGCATCTCTTGCTGCGTCATTAAAG GATAGTTTCCAAGAGTATTACGGAACTGTTATGCCTTACATGAAAGTGATAATGATGAAAGCAGCTGAAGGATCTAACTTCACGCTTCTTGCTCAGTCAGTGGATTGCATTACTCTTGTGGGATTGTCTGTTGAGAAGGAGATGATCAATGATTATTTTCAAATG GTTTTGCAATTGCTTATCTCCTCGAAAGCATCTAAAATAGGGACAGGACATCCAATGAGAAATCAACTGTTAAAA GCATGGGGCAGCTTATGTAAATGCTTAGGCCAAGACTTCCAACCTTACCTGGGTGTTGCCATTCCTCTGTTGCTTCAATCTGCTCAACTTGCGTCACATGTCACTTCACTAAAAGTTTCTGAAAGTAAACATTCATTTGAAAG CATTGTCACTCTTCAAGATCAAATAAGTGAGATCAAATCAGAGGTCTTGGAGGAGAAAGCCACAGCTTGTAAAGTGTTGTGTATCTGTGCTGATGAGTTGAAGGAAGGCTTCAATTTATGGACTGATGAG GCTGCTCAGACCTTAGTTCCACTTATCAATTACGATATCCATGAAGAACTTAGAACCATTTCTATTTCAG CTATGCCAGTAATATTGAAATCATCTAAAGCAGCAATGGAGAAAGAGTGCACTGAGGGGTCTGACGATTCATCTTTCAAGAAACTGTCTTCTTACATTACACCAGCTTTAGTAGAAGCTCTAAATAAG GAAAAGTTAACAGAAATTCAAGTAAGAATTTTAGAGTCGCTGAACGAATGTATGGAG GCTTTTGGTTGCTTGACCACTTTCACTAAAGCATATAAGACTTCCTTGTCACAATTCTTTGACCAGCTCTTATCATGCATGGCATATATGTGG GAGAACGATAGAAAAGCAGAAGAGAGAAGAACTGCCTTGCATATTTTCAGTGATGTTGCAGAGAAATGCCAAGAAGAAGCATTGAG GTACTGTGAGAATAGTCTTCAATTCCTATTTGACGCCTGCTGTGAGAAGAACCCAGAAGTTCAACAG ACAGTCGCACAGGGAATTGGTGTTAGTGCAGAGTTTGGTGGATCTATATTCAAATCTCATATCAAAG AGGCTCTTGCTGGTCTAAATGCTATCATGCGGGATCAAGAGACACTGCATCTAGATTACTTACTAGCCCATGACGCAGCTGTTTCTGCACTTGGAAAAATATGCCTTTGCCATTATGAGAGACTAGATGAA GTGTTTGGTATATGGTTAAGCCATTTGCCAATAGTTAATGATCTAGATGAGGCCAAAGTTGCCCATGATCGGCTTTGTTCGATGGTTGAAAA GTTCAAAGAGGAACTTATTAGCAGAAATGATACTCATCTTTCCAAGATCTTTGAAGTCTTTGCAGAG ATATTATGGGTTGCTGATGATCTGGCCACAGAAGCAACTTTCAAACAAGTGATTGAACTGTTGAAGCACTTTAAAAGCAAATTACCACCCGATACATGGACATCTATTATATCCTCCCTGATACCCTCTCGAGCAAAgattttgcagcatttgatgtcATCATAA
- the LOC110671018 gene encoding uncharacterized protein LOC110671018 isoform X1, which produces MSLEEDGDELQDLMPKIMEDLKIFEGRVVFNKNEENYAQKALEDLIEATKDRPDLLLNWIDEIFECMYKILKNQNFNERTRFLATEIVAQIFSNFREPEAVPYHTGRFISQIFSMLKAIDDYPAWDEKKLEKNWSLHFQGKKRLARFAPAMGGQFLLKKFSAMFESHYNSDEWQSRHAAVVSNVIIACACSKELINKLDLVVEPAMKAVEDAHFHVRWAALNAIEEFSKKLNPGFQHQYYNQVLPPLIKASNYFQNPRIQLQAVKALSYFAQHCNSDLLTPYIDEIVNMLLRCLQRGPQVLNEAALMGLASLAASLKDSFQEYYGTVMPYMKVIMMKAAEGSNFTLLAQSVDCITLVGLSVEKEMINDYFQMVLQLLISSKASKIGTGHPMRNQLLKAWGSLCKCLGQDFQPYLGVAIPLLLQSAQLASHVTSLKVSESKHSFESIVTLQDQISEIKSEVLEEKATACKVLCICADELKEGFNLWTDEAAQTLVPLINYDIHEELRTISISAMPVILKSSKAAMEKECTEGSDDSSFKKLSSYITPALVEALNKEKLTEIQVRILESLNECMEISGPTLNTEQTNYFLHIIMEIIKTCSALLGSQVENEQTEKIHNKAFGCLTTFTKAYKTSLSQFFDQLLSCMAYMWENDRKAEERRTALHIFSDVAEKCQEEALRYCENSLQFLFDACCEKNPEVQQTVAQGIGVSAEFGGSIFKSHIKEALAGLNAIMRDQETLHLDYLLAHDAAVSALGKICLCHYERLDEVFGIWLSHLPIVNDLDEAKVAHDRLCSMVEKFKEELISRNDTHLSKIFEVFAEILWVADDLATEATFKQVIELLKHFKSKLPPDTWTSIISSLIPSRAKILQHLMSS; this is translated from the exons ATGAGTTTGGAAGAAGATGGAGATGAACTTCAAGATCTGATGCCTAAAATAATGGAGGACCTCAAGATCTTCGAGGGCAGAGTAGTGTTTAATAAGAATGAAGAGAATTACGCACAGAAGGCGCTTGAAGATTTGATTGAGGCGACGAAGGACAGACCAGATCTGCTTCTGAATTGGATTGATGAGatatttgaatgtatgtataaaaTCTTGAAAAACCAGAATTTTAATGAGAGAACAAGGTTTCTTGCGACGGAAATTGTGGCGCAAATTTTCTCGAATTTTAGGGAACCAGAAGCAGTGCCTTACCATACTGGAAGGTTTATTTCTCAAATATTTTCTATGCTTAAGGCCATTGATGATTACCCAGCATGGGATGAGAAAAAGTTGGAAAAGAACTGGAGTTTACATTTTCAGGGAAAAAAGAGGTTGGCTCGATTTGCACCTGCCATGGGTGGCCAATTTCTTCTGAAGAAATTCAGTGCAATGTTTGAATCACACTACAATTCTGATGAATGGCAAAGTCGCCATGCTGCTGTTGTATCCAATGTCATTATCGCCTGTGCTTGCTCTAAG GAATTAATAAACAAGTTGGATCTTGTGGTAGAACCAGCCATGAAAGCTGTTGAAGACGCCCACTTCCATGTACGTTGGGCGGCCTTGAATGCAATTGAGGAGTTTTCCAAGAAATTGAACCCTGGATTTCAGCATCAGTATTATAATCAAGTGCTTCCTCCTCTAATAAAGGCCTCAAATTATTTCCAGAATCCCCGCATTCAG TTGCAAGCTGTTAAGGCATTATCTTATTTTGCTCAGCATTGCAATTCAGATCTCTTGACACCTTACATAGATGAAATTGTCAATATGCTGCTTAGGTGCCTACAG AGAGGACCACAAGTATTGAATGAGGCAGCTTTAATGGGGTTAGCATCTCTTGCTGCGTCATTAAAG GATAGTTTCCAAGAGTATTACGGAACTGTTATGCCTTACATGAAAGTGATAATGATGAAAGCAGCTGAAGGATCTAACTTCACGCTTCTTGCTCAGTCAGTGGATTGCATTACTCTTGTGGGATTGTCTGTTGAGAAGGAGATGATCAATGATTATTTTCAAATG GTTTTGCAATTGCTTATCTCCTCGAAAGCATCTAAAATAGGGACAGGACATCCAATGAGAAATCAACTGTTAAAA GCATGGGGCAGCTTATGTAAATGCTTAGGCCAAGACTTCCAACCTTACCTGGGTGTTGCCATTCCTCTGTTGCTTCAATCTGCTCAACTTGCGTCACATGTCACTTCACTAAAAGTTTCTGAAAGTAAACATTCATTTGAAAG CATTGTCACTCTTCAAGATCAAATAAGTGAGATCAAATCAGAGGTCTTGGAGGAGAAAGCCACAGCTTGTAAAGTGTTGTGTATCTGTGCTGATGAGTTGAAGGAAGGCTTCAATTTATGGACTGATGAG GCTGCTCAGACCTTAGTTCCACTTATCAATTACGATATCCATGAAGAACTTAGAACCATTTCTATTTCAG CTATGCCAGTAATATTGAAATCATCTAAAGCAGCAATGGAGAAAGAGTGCACTGAGGGGTCTGACGATTCATCTTTCAAGAAACTGTCTTCTTACATTACACCAGCTTTAGTAGAAGCTCTAAATAAG GAAAAGTTAACAGAAATTCAAGTAAGAATTTTAGAGTCGCTGAACGAATGTATGGAG ATCTCTGGACCTACCCTGAACACAGAACAGACCAACTACTTCTTGCATATAATAATGGAGATTATCAAAACTTGTTCAGCCCTTCTAGGAAGCCAAGTGGAAAATGAGCAAACAGAAAAAATTCATAACAAA GCTTTTGGTTGCTTGACCACTTTCACTAAAGCATATAAGACTTCCTTGTCACAATTCTTTGACCAGCTCTTATCATGCATGGCATATATGTGG GAGAACGATAGAAAAGCAGAAGAGAGAAGAACTGCCTTGCATATTTTCAGTGATGTTGCAGAGAAATGCCAAGAAGAAGCATTGAG GTACTGTGAGAATAGTCTTCAATTCCTATTTGACGCCTGCTGTGAGAAGAACCCAGAAGTTCAACAG ACAGTCGCACAGGGAATTGGTGTTAGTGCAGAGTTTGGTGGATCTATATTCAAATCTCATATCAAAG AGGCTCTTGCTGGTCTAAATGCTATCATGCGGGATCAAGAGACACTGCATCTAGATTACTTACTAGCCCATGACGCAGCTGTTTCTGCACTTGGAAAAATATGCCTTTGCCATTATGAGAGACTAGATGAA GTGTTTGGTATATGGTTAAGCCATTTGCCAATAGTTAATGATCTAGATGAGGCCAAAGTTGCCCATGATCGGCTTTGTTCGATGGTTGAAAA GTTCAAAGAGGAACTTATTAGCAGAAATGATACTCATCTTTCCAAGATCTTTGAAGTCTTTGCAGAG ATATTATGGGTTGCTGATGATCTGGCCACAGAAGCAACTTTCAAACAAGTGATTGAACTGTTGAAGCACTTTAAAAGCAAATTACCACCCGATACATGGACATCTATTATATCCTCCCTGATACCCTCTCGAGCAAAgattttgcagcatttgatgtcATCATAA
- the LOC110671049 gene encoding cytochrome P450 71AU50, producing the protein MALTSTSLSFIALALVLLVWLWIGKNKDKKLPPGPRGLPIFGSLHLLGKFPHRALHQLAKQYGPIMHLQLGLMPTIVVSSPKAAELFLKIHDLNFASRPPHEAAKYMSYEQKNLSFASYGSYWRNVRKMCTLELLSNLKINSFKSMRKEELELLIEHIKEASHQRVSVDLSAKVASLSADMSCRMVFGKKYMDKEFDERGFKAVIQEAMMLAAAPNLGDYIPQIAALDLQGFTKRMKAVSKVFDDFFEKIIDEHIQSKDEKTKDFVDVMLGFVGSEVSEYHIGRDNIKAIILDMLAGSMDTSAAVIEWALSELIIHPRVMKKVQKELEEKVGKERMVEESDLESLEYLEMVIKETFRLHPVAPLLLPHEATEDTIIEGFLIPKKSHIIINAWAIGRDPNAWSDAEKFWPERFSGCNVDVRGRDFQLLPFGSGRRGCPGIQLGITVVRLVLAQLVHCFDWELPNELLPTDLDMAEEFSLVTPRAKHLEALPTYRLHV; encoded by the exons ATGGCTTTAACTTCGACTTCTCTATCATTTATTGCCCTTGCGTTGGTTCTCCTGGTATGGCTGTGGATTGGAAAGAACAAGGATAAGAAACTACCTCCAGGTCCAAGAGGGCTACCAATATTTGGCAGCCTTCATTTGCTGGGGAAGTTCCCTCACCGAGCTCTACATCAACTAGCCAAACAATATGGTCCAATTATGCATCTGCAGTTAGGCTTGATGCCAACCATTGTTGTCTCATCCCCTAAAGCTGCCGAATTGTTTCTCAAGATCCATGACCTTAATTTTGCGAGTAGGCCTCCTCATGAGGCTGCCAAGTACATGTCCTACGAGCAAAAGAACTTATCTTTTGCTTCATATGGCTCCTATTGGCGTAATGTGCGCAAGATGTGCACCCTAGAGTTGCTCAGTAACCTTAAGATCAATTCTTTCAAATCCATGAGAAAAGAAGAGCTTGAACTCTTGATTGAGCACATTAAGGAGGCTTCGCATCAACGTGTTTCTGTTGATCTCAGTGCCAAGGTCGCGTCTCTTAGTGCTGATATGAGTTGTAGAATGGTTTTTGGGAAAAAGTATATGGACAAAGAGTTTGATGAGAGAGGCTTCAAAGCTGTAATTCAAGAGGCTATGATGTTAGCAGCAGCTCCTAACTTGGGTGATTACATCCCTCAGATTGCAGCACTTGATCTTCAGGGTTTTACAAAGCGCATGAAGGCTGTTAGCAAGGTGTTTGATGACTTCTTTGAGAAAATTATCGATGAGCATATTCAGTCGAAGGACGAAAAAACAAAAGACTTCGTCGATGTCATGTTGGGCTTCGTGGGTTCTGAAGTGTCTGAATATCACATAGGCAGAGATAACATCAAAGCTATAATCTTG GACATGCTTGCAGGCTCAATGGACACTTCAGCCGCAGTAATTGAGTGGGCATTATCAGAACTCATAATACACCCTCGAGTAATGAAGAAAGTCCAAAAAGAGTTGGAAGAGAAGGTTGGCAAGGAAAGAATGGTGGAAGAATCAGACTTGGAGAGCTTGGAATACTTAGAGATGGTTATAAAGGAAACTTTCAGACTCCATCCAGTAGCACCATTACTACTCCCTCACGAGGCAACGGAAGACACCATTATTGAAGGTTTTCTCATACCAAAAAAGTCACATATTATTATAAACGCATGGGCAATTGGAAGAGATCCAAATGCTTGGAGTGATGCAGAGAAGTTCTGGCCAGAGAGGTTTTCTGGGTGCAACGTAGACGTTCGAGGACGGGACTTTCAGCTTCTTCCATTTGGGTCAGGCCGAAGGGGTTGCCCTGGAATTCAACTGGGAATAACTGTGGTTCGATTGGTGCTGGCGCAGCTGGTGCATTGCTTCGATTGGGAGCTCCCAAATGAACTGCTACCAACCGATTTGGATATGGCTGAGGAGTTCAGTCTAGTGACTCCTAGGGCCAAGCATCTTGAGGCCCTACCCACTTATCGCCTTCACGTTTGA